The following proteins come from a genomic window of Acidobacteriota bacterium:
- a CDS encoding sigma-54 dependent transcriptional regulator codes for MSRSSPTVLVVDDDPAIREVLEIRLQQWGYSVQLADSGRRGEELAERLDPAVVLSDVVMPEVSGLELLRSLKAGNPARSVILMTAYGTIDVAVDAMKEGAEDFLTKPLDYSKLRSTLDAVLKSSGQRSQARRLAERLEQGAGLGSLVGTSRPMGRIYRLIRTLGGSDASAIITGESGTGKELAARTIHELSHRSGGPFVAVNSAAIPEGLLESEVFGHEKGAFTGAVNARPGCFELAHQGTLFLDEIGEMPLALQPKLLRILEDGKVRRIGGRKEVRFDVRVLAATNREPAAAVEEGRLRKDLFYRLNVFTLTLPPLRRRLDDLPLLAQHFVQRFNDKHGTDVQGLSEEALEALGGYPWPGNVRELRNVVERGVILCRKGWLEAAHLPPYVRRPNGQARTPIVLPSGVTAEDAERILILKTLEHVGNNKAEAARRLGLDVKTIRNKLRAYEDRADS; via the coding sequence ATGAGCCGTTCGAGCCCCACGGTCCTCGTCGTCGACGACGATCCGGCGATCCGCGAGGTCTTGGAGATCCGCCTCCAGCAGTGGGGGTATTCCGTGCAGCTGGCGGACTCCGGCCGTCGCGGCGAGGAGCTGGCGGAGCGGCTGGATCCGGCGGTGGTGCTCTCCGACGTGGTGATGCCGGAAGTTTCCGGCCTCGAGCTGCTGCGCAGTCTGAAGGCGGGGAATCCTGCCCGCTCGGTGATCCTGATGACCGCCTACGGCACCATCGACGTCGCGGTCGATGCGATGAAGGAAGGAGCGGAGGACTTCCTCACCAAGCCCCTGGACTATTCCAAGCTGCGCTCCACCCTCGATGCGGTGCTCAAGAGCTCGGGCCAGCGCTCCCAGGCTCGGCGGCTGGCGGAGCGGCTGGAGCAGGGGGCGGGGCTCGGCTCGCTGGTGGGGACCAGCCGGCCCATGGGGCGCATCTATCGCCTCATCCGCACCCTCGGCGGCAGCGACGCCTCGGCCATCATCACCGGCGAGAGCGGCACCGGCAAGGAGCTGGCGGCGCGCACCATCCACGAGCTCAGCCATCGGTCCGGTGGTCCCTTCGTCGCCGTCAACAGTGCTGCCATTCCCGAGGGCCTGCTGGAGAGCGAGGTCTTCGGCCACGAGAAGGGCGCCTTCACCGGCGCCGTCAATGCGCGCCCGGGCTGCTTCGAGCTGGCTCACCAGGGGACCCTCTTCCTGGACGAGATCGGCGAGATGCCCCTGGCGCTGCAGCCCAAGCTCTTGCGCATTCTGGAGGACGGAAAGGTGCGCCGCATCGGTGGCCGCAAGGAGGTGCGCTTCGACGTCCGGGTGCTCGCCGCTACCAACCGCGAGCCCGCCGCGGCGGTGGAGGAGGGGCGGCTGCGCAAGGATCTCTTCTACCGGCTGAACGTCTTCACCCTCACCCTGCCGCCGCTGCGCCGCCGGCTGGACGACCTGCCCTTGCTGGCGCAGCATTTCGTCCAGCGATTCAACGACAAGCACGGCACCGACGTCCAAGGCCTGTCGGAAGAAGCGTTGGAAGCTCTGGGCGGCTACCCCTGGCCGGGCAACGTGCGGGAGCTGCGCAACGTGGTGGAGCGCGGCGTCATCCTGTGCCGCAAGGGGTGGCTGGAGGCAGCCCACCTGCCGCCCTACGTGCGCCGCCCCAACGGTCAGGCTCGTACCCCCATCGTCCTGCCCTCCGGCGTCACCGCCGAGGACGCCGAGCGCATTCTCATCCTCAAGACCTTGGAGCACGTGGGCAACAACAAGGCGGAGGCGGCACGGCGTCTGGGCCTCGATGTCAAGACCATCCGCAACAAGCTGCGGGCCTACGAGGACCGGGCGGACTCCTGA